One window of the Podospora pseudopauciseta strain CBS 411.78 chromosome 4, whole genome shotgun sequence genome contains the following:
- a CDS encoding hypothetical protein (EggNog:ENOG503NUAW; COG:U) — translation MADKDKEKDAITTSSTQPPSTSSKSPDRAPSPPPIQDTAAALPSDAEKPPTPPRDDSNMIYPTGPKLYLIISSLCLSVFLVALDQTIIAPALGAITTEFSSVRDIGWYGAGYLLTTTALQPCYGSLYRMFSVKYTYLVAVFIFEIGSLICAIAPTSNAFIAGRAVAGMGTAGLFSGSIVILSYTLPLRKRPAAFGLIGGMWGISSVAGPLLGGAFSDAPNPGWRWCFYINLPIGAFAMAAIFFFLKINRVDNPEGLTFLERILRLDLAGTAMLIPAVICLLLALQWGGTEHAWNSSVIIGLFVGFALMIGAFAVIQVWKGDRGTLPPRLFKNRDVVCAMLFAFFFGAGFFPLVYYLALYFQAVQGDTAVTAGIKLLPLLISVVITSVATGGLVTVVGYYNPFILPCMVLFATGAGMITTFSLTTPFSAWFGYQVLAGLGIGVGFQTGVLVVQNVMPLEWIPVATACIQFFQSIGGAIFIAVAQAVFQNGLIDTLAKDAPGLPAELFLNIGASQVSQVVSAPPPAGLGRPDDVNIVLNAYLQGLRNTYYIAVGCACGAFVAACGLSWKKIQRHKAKAADDSEGGGEKSAVVVPAH, via the exons ATGGCCGACAaagacaaagaaaaagacgccatcaccacatcctccacccagccaccctccacctcctcgaaATCCCCTGACCgagccccctccccaccccctatCCAagacaccgccgccgccctcccctcAGATGCCGAAAagcccccaacaccaccccgaGACGACTCCAACATGATCTACCCCACCGGCCCAAAACTCtacctcatcatctcctccctctgcctctccGTCTTCCTGGTAGCCCTCGACCAAACAATCATCGCCCCAGCCCTCGGCGCCATCACGACCGAGTTCTCCTCCGTGAGGGACATTGGCTGGTACGGCGCCGGctacctcctcaccaccaccgccctccagCCCTGCTACGGCTCCCTCTACCGCATGTTCTCCGTCAAGTACACCTACCTCGTCGCCGTCTTCATCTTTGAAATCGGCTCGCTCATCTGCGCCATCGCCCCCACCTCCAACGCCTTTATCGCTGGGAGGGCCGTTGCCGGTATGGGCACCGCGGGTCTGTTTTCGGGATCGATTGTGATTTTGAGCTACACCTTGCCACTGAGGAAACGGCCGGCCGCGTTCGGGTTGATAGGAGGGATGTGGGGGATCAGCTCCGTCGCCGGTCCGTTGCTGGGGGGGGCGTTCAGTGATGCGCCCAACccggggtggaggtggtgtttctacatcaacctccccatcgGAGCGTTCGCCATGGCGGCGatattcttcttcctcaagatCAACCGGGTTGATAACCCTGAGGGGCTCACGTTTCTGGAAAGGATCTTGAGGCTTGATCTGGCGGGGACGGCGATGCTCATCCCGGCTGTTATCTGCTTGTTGCTCGCCCTGCAGTGGGGCGGGACCGAGCACGCCTGGAACAGCTCGGTGATTATTGGGCTGTTTGTCGGGTTTGCGCTGATGATTGGGGCTTTTGCTGTGATTCAGGTTTGGAAGGGAGATAGGGGGACGTTGCCGCCGAGGTTGTTCAAGAATAGGGATGTTGTCTGCGCGATGTTGTTTGCGTTTTTCTTTGGGGCGGGGTTTTTTCCTTTGGTTTATTATCTTG CTCTCTACTTCCAAGCTGTCCAAGGCGACACCGCCGTAACAGCCGGcatcaaactcctccccctcctcatctcagTCGTCATCACCTCCGTCGCAACCGGCGGCCTCGTCACCGTCGTCGGCTACTATAACcccttcatcctcccctGCATGGTCCTCTTCGCCACCGGCGCGGGCATGatcaccaccttctccctcaccacccccttcagcGCCTGGTTCGGCTACCAGgtcctcgccggcctcgGGATCGGCGTCGGCTTCCAGACCGGGGTTCTGGTAGTCCAAAACGTCATGCCCCTCGAGTGGATCCCCGTCGCCACGGCCTGCATCCAGTTCTTCCAGTCCATCGGCGgcgccatcttcatcgccGTTGCGCAGGCAGTCTTCCAGAACGGCCTCATTGACACCTTGGCTAAAGACGCGCCTGGCCTGCCAGCGGAACTGTTTCTCAATATTGGCGCCTCTCAGGTCAGCCAAGTGGTctccgcccctccccccgctgGGCTGGGGAGACCAGATGATGTGAATATCGTCTTGAACGCCTACCTCCAGGGGTTGAGAAACACGTATTACATCGCCGTTGGTTGCGCCTGTGGTGCCTTTGTGGCGGCGTGCGGTCTGAGTTGGAAAAAGATTCAACGGCATAAAGCCAAGGCAGCGGATGAttcagagggaggaggagaaaagagCGCCGTGGTTGTTCCTGCTCACTAg
- the ACF2 gene encoding endo-1,3-beta glucanase (EggNog:ENOG503NTYF; CAZy:GH81; COG:G), with protein MADSGSASPELEFYPQFCFHLSPTAGRWCHLQAADIAALTFNPGFEGQDVYFYLNHPIKWARIAGVVVAIQEFAHRIIYTIDDSSGATIECVVATPPQYPAVTNYKNPRDPDTSADGKPLPKTDGPIDIGHVIDIKGGISVFRDVRQIRAEKITHLRTTEQEAVFWQKIALLRKEVLCRPWVVDPKEVRKLRREEEGRVKKSKLTGLERESKRRKLEEDTVVEGEGRPSRVSRKTGLEKGTKSGGVLVAEVATDGRHSHHHRTGLERRATTRAEVLYHESGSPDRYRRKTGLEPRRPSVGDGGRPAARLRQPLERPDLDETMSGSHSQLRTGLERRSTRSKAQDPIPSSLRSRQTGPEKTSILEVADHDTVLSTSRLTGLERRTLLRKAELGPAVREIKHRKTGLEKSSILEATDDTTLSTTRPTGLEKRSSRTIEQAPASACRSQKTGLERTSRPKRQDMTEDATVVLAVPPPDGRKYPRPWFPIWRTVTVTAQGQPAAATSACVAVTGDSSSSTASKRSHSIPFGSPGWTTERPSVIISTRSDTGAEAEQTIQAVSEESPDGDTTLFSDETSPASGQQPASSTGSGEVASEVTPTPEIVTQPASPTSSTQPTSTTGLGDTTTVSVITSVNPSGTLQILPTDVPIESTNTGTIPTDAPSSGYPTSQPLITSPIPSPTELISATASVPTDQPSAPSETVSMIVPNIFAAPISTDPPPSQIPQRKDHPAPRIGIKSAGPIGTNKFYNNFFLGNQTSPSYLFPYSVTWARGGGASGTWGMAISHVDASQRVYGQNDPGSGAARYYINPIGIHSVCLSAKELGPGTVLTSDNLTDFSSLVSLRAREGGQAVIQFPLVQGAGFVTAVYNGGQPVVQTGIFFKTVTRASKEAKEGVVKYRLHLEDGTTWLVYAYHTKGEALNLQVVNNGRAESTGPFYGIVQVAKTSDGESEKVYDQACGTYAVGVDLSGGVNGKTGTYRFGFRKQGMYQSPVAQFALPHHLSSFDDGTRGKVTGVKLQTPTKGVAYLVLADSWTMVETELPTGIGFLPWSPEAGEVKGLSEGVRSFVKGVALQEVSQDMLQQSDQNSMYFSGKALAKFASIILVIRDMLGDEALALTALNQLKQAFARFAENRQQFPLVYEGGWGGVVSSASYVTGNSGADFGNSYYNDHHFHYGYFILTAAIIGHLDPSWIPANKAYVNMLVRDVANPSAADQYFPVWRNFDWYHGHSWAHGLFDTLDGKDQESSSEDTMASYALKMWGTVSGDQNLAARGNLMLAVQARSLNSYYLYTESNTVQPKNFIGNKVAGILFENKVDHTTYFGTNIEYVQGIHMLPLLPHTPMVRRKEFVREEWDAYFSGGRAEQVTGGWKGILMGNYGTIDPRGGYDFFSGGGRGGEFKGEWLDGGASLTWYLAYCAALGGL; from the exons ATGGCCGACTCGGGCAGCGCGTCACCAGAGTTGGAGTTCTACCCGCAGTTCTGCTTCCACCTGTCGCCAACAGCAGGTCGTTGGTGTCACTTGCAGGCAGCAGACATTGCAGCCTTGACATTTAACCCGGGTTTCGAAG GCCAAGATGTCTACTTCTACCTCAACCATCCCATAAAATGGGCGCGCATTGCCGGCGTCGTGGTCGCCATACAAGAATTTGCCCACAGGATAATCTACACCATTGACGACAGCAGCGGTGCGACCATTGAATGTGTTGTCGCAACCCCGCCCCAGTACCCAGCCGTTACCAACTACAAAAACCCTAGAGACCCCGATACCTCAGCCGATGGGAAGCCTCTTCCTAAAACCGATGGGCCAATTGATATCGGCCACGTAATCGACATCAAAGGTGGCATATCCGTCTTCCGCGATGTGAGGCAAATTCGCGCCGAGAAGATCACCCATCTACGCACGACAGAGCAGGAGGCAGTATTTTGGCAGAAGATTGCCTTGCTAAGGAAGGAGGTCTTGTGCCGACCATGGGTGGTTGATCCGAAGGAGGTCAGGAAGCTcaggagggaagaagaaggaagagtcAAGAAATCGAAGCTGACGGGGCTCGAGCGGGAaagcaagaggaggaagctCGAGGAAGACAcagtggtggagggagagggtagGCCATCACGGGTCTCTCGCAAGACCGGTTTGGAAAAGGGCACGAAGAGCGGTGGTGTGCTGGTGGCGGAGGTGGCGACGGATGGCCGCCActctcaccatcaccggACAGGACTCGAGCGGCGAGCAACGACGAGAGCGGAAGTGCTGTATCACGAGTCCGGCAGCCCTGACCGTTATCGGCGGAAGACGGGATTGGAACCGCGGCGTCCGtcggttggtgatggaggacGGCCGGCAGCCCGGCTTAGGCAACCGCTGGAGCGAccagatcttgatgagaCGATGTCGGGAAGTCACAGTCAGCTTAGAACTGGACTGGAACGACGAAGCACTCGGTCAAAAGCACAGGATCCGATACCTAGCAGTCTTCGATCCCGCCAGACTGGCCCGGAGAAGACAAGCATCTTGGAGGTTGCTGACCATGATACAGTTCTGAGCACAAGCCGGTTGACTGGTCTCGAAAGACGCACCTTATTGAGGAAAGCAGAGCTCGGGCCAGCAGTCCGTGAAATCAAACACCGAAAGACTGGGCTGGAGAAATCAAGCATATTGGAGGCCACAGACGACACGACGCTGAGCACAACACGGCCAACTGGTCTTGAAAAGAGGAGCTCCCGAACGATCGAACAGGCGCCTGCATCTGCTTGTCGGTCCCAAAAAACCGGCCTGGAAAGGACGAGCAGGCCAAAGAGGCAAGACATGACAGAAGACGCCACT GTCGTCCTAGCTGTCCCACCACCAGACGGCCGGAAGTACCCACGACCTTGGTTCCCGATCTGGAGGACGGTTACCGTCACTGCTCAGGGTCAACCGGCAGCTGCTACTAGTGCTTGCGTGGCGGTGACAGGAGATTCGAGCTCTTCTACCGCCAGCAAGAGGAGCCACTCTATCCCCTTTGGATCGCCTGGGTGGACAACGGAACGTCCTTCGGTCATCATCAGCACACGTTCTGATACgggggcggaggcggagcaGACTATCCAGGCCGTTTCCGAGGAGAGTCCTGACGGGGACACGACTCTCTTTTCAGACGAGACGAGTCCCGCTTCTGGTCAACAACCTGCCAGCAGCACCGGCTCGGGCGAGGTCGCCTCTGAAGTGACACCAACCCCTGAGATTGTCACACAGCCAGCTTCTCCTACCAGCAGCACGCAACCAACATCGACAACTGGCCTCGGTGACACCACCACTGTCAGTGTCATCACCAGTGTCAACCCCTCGGGAACGCTTCAGATCCTGCCCACGGACGTTCCTATCGAGTCGACCAACACGGGCACCATTCCTACCGACGCTCCGTCGAGCGGGTATCCTACCTCTCAACCGCTTATTACTTCCCCTATCCCGTCTCCGACAGAGCTCATCTCTGCCACGGCGTCGGTTCCGACCGATCAGCCGTCCGCGCCCTCGGAAACGGTCAGCATGATTGTCCCCAACATTTTCGCGGCGCCGATTTCTACGGACCCGCCCCCGTCTCAGATCCCCCAGAGGAAGGACCACCCCGCCCCTAGGATCGGCATCAAGTCGGCTGGCCCCATTGGGACGAACAAGTTTTACAATAATTTCTTCTTGGGGAATCAGACCTCGCCTAGTTACCTGTTTCCCTACAGTGTCACCTGGGcgaggggaggtggtgcctCGGGGACGTGGGGCATGGCCATTTCGCATGTCGATGCTAGCCAGAGGGTGTACGGGCAGAACGACCCTGGTTCGGGAGCGGCGAGGTATTACATCAATCCTATTGGGATCCACTCGGTGTGCTTGAGCGCGAAGGAGCTCGGGCCGGGGACGGTGTTGACTAGTGACAACCTGACGGACTTTTCGAGCCTGGTGAGCTTGAGGGCGCGAGAGGGGGGCCAGGCGGTGATCCAGTTCCCGCTGGTTCAGGGGGCGGGGTTCGTGACGGCGGTGTACAACGGGGGCCAGCCGGTGGTTCAGACGGGGATCTTCTTCAAGACCGTGACGAGGGCGTCCAAGGAGgcgaaggagggggtggtcaAGTATAGACTGCATTTGGAGGACGGGACGACGTGGTTGGTGTATGCTTATCACACGAAAGGGGAGGCCTTGAACTTGCAGGTTGTGAACAATGGAAGGGCGGAGTCGACGGGGCCGTTTTATGGCATCGTTCAGGTTGCCAAGACGAGCGATGGGGAGTCGGAAAAGGTTTACGACCAGGCTTGTGGGACGTATGCGGTGGGGGTTGACCTGAGCGGGGGGGTGAATGGGAAGACGGGGACGTATCGGTTTGGGTTTAGGAAGCAGGGGATGTATCAGAGTCCTGTCGCGCAGTTTGCGCTGCCGCATCATCTGAGTTCTTTTGATGATGGGACGAGGGGGAAGGTGACGGGGGTGAAGCTGCAGACACCGACGAAGGGGGTAGCGTATCTGGTGCTGGCGGACAGCTGGACCATGGTGGAGACGGAGCTGCCGACGGGGATTGGGTTTTTGCCATGGAGCCCcgaggcgggggaggtgaaggggttgagcgagggggtgaggagttTTGTGAAGGGGGTTGCGTTGCAGGAGGTGAGCCAGGATATGCTGCAGCAGAGCGATCAGAATTCGATGTATTTCAGTGGGaag GCGTTGGCCAAGTTTGCTAGCATCATCTTGGTTATTCGGGACATGCTTGGTGACGAGGCGCTGGCGTTGACGGCGCTGAACCAGCTCAAGCAGGCGTTCGCACGGTTCGCCGAGAACAGGCAGCAGTTCCCGCTTGTGTACGAGGGCGGTTGGGGAGGCGTTGTCTCTTCGGCGAGCTACGTCACGGGCAACTCTGGCGCCGACTTTGGCAACTCCTACTACAACGACCACCACTTCCACTACGGGTACTTCATCCTCACCGCCGCGATCATCGGACATCTCGATCCTTCCTGGATCCCGGCCAACAAGGCCTACGTCAACATGCTGGTCCGGGACGTGGCCAACCCGAGCGCGGCGGACCAGTACTTCCCCGTGTGGAGGAATTTTGACTGGTACCACGGCCACAGCTGGGCCCATGGGCTGTTCGACACGCTCGACGGCAAGGACCAGGAGTCGAGCTCGGAGGACACGATGGCGTCGTACGCGCTCAAGATGTGGGGGACGGTGAGCGGCGACCAGAACCTGGCGGCGAGGGGGAATCTGATGCTGGCTGTGCAGGCGAGGTCGCTGAACTCGTATTACCTGTACACCGAGAGCAACACGGTGCAGCCGAAGAATTTTATTGGGAACAAGGTTGCGGGGATTTTGTTTGAGAACAAGGTGGACCACACGACGTATTTTGGGACGAATATTGAGTATGTGCAGGGGATTCACATGCTGCCTCTGTTGCCGCACACGCccatggtgaggaggaaggagtttgtgagggaggagtgggatgcGTACTTTTCGGGAGGGAGGGCGGAGCAGGTCactggggggtggaaggggattTTGATGGGGAATTATGGGACGATTGATCCGAGGGGGGGGTATGACTTTTTTAgcgggggaggaaggggaggggagtttAAGGGGGAGTGGTTGGACGGGGGGGCGAGTTTGACTTGGTATCTGGCTTATTGTGCGGCgcttggggggttgtga
- a CDS encoding hypothetical protein (EggNog:ENOG503P086; COG:O): MPRPKRPVLPSDFESDDDRVDDLTTDEPPTIDPYEVLSLERTATLDQIKSAYRKSALKHHPDKATPENQSSAKEKFHEIAFAYAILSDPVRRKRYDETGSTSEAVVDSEGFSWTEFYAAQYQDAISEEAIEAFREKYKGSEEEKEDLLAAYEEFEGDMDGVYESVMLSDVIEDDERFRKIIDEAIEQGEVEAYKNYTRETKKSRQQRQKNAKKEEKEADELAKELGVYDKLRGTGKGKKGGKKEDDQAGLAALIQRNQKNRMNMFDQLAEKYGAKPEKKGKKRVVEEPDVDEEAFQKLQADMMKKAKKRKA; the protein is encoded by the coding sequence ATGCCCCGCCCAAAACGCCCAGTCCTCCCCTCCGACTTCGAGTCCGACGACGACAGAGTCGACGACCTCACCACCGACGAGCCCCCAACCATTGACCCCTACGAGGTCCTCTCCCTCGAGCGCACTGCCACCCTCGATCAAATAAAGTCTGCCTATCGAAAATCAGCCCTAAAGCACCACCCCGACAAAGCCACTCCCGAGAATCAATCCTCTGCCAAGGAAAAGTTCCACGAAATCGCATTTGCCTACGCCATCCTCTCCGATCCCGTCCGTCGGAAGCGCTATGATGAAACCGGCTCGACCTCTGAAGCAGTCGTAGACTCGGAAGGCTTCAGCTGGACAGAGTTCTACGCCGCACAATACCAAGATGCCATCTCCGAAGAGGCCATCGAGGCGTTCCGCGAGAAATACAAGGGGAgcgaagaggagaaggaggatttACTAGCGGCATacgaggagtttgagggtgATATGGACGGGGTGTATGAGAGTGTGATGCTGAGCGATGTTatcgaggatgatgagaggtTCAGAAAGATAATTGACGAGGCGATCGAAcaaggggaggtggaggcttATAAGAACTATACCAGGGAGACAAAAAAGTCACGACAGCAAAGGCAGAAGAATGcgaagaaggaagaaaaggaggcgGATGAACTGGCGAAGGAATTGGGCGTGTATGATAAACTGAGGGGgactgggaaggggaagaagggcgggaagaaggaggatgatcAGGCAGGGCTGGCAGCGCTGATTCAGAGGAATCAGAAGAATAGGATGAACATGTTTGATCAGTTGGCGGAGAAGTATGGGGCGAAGCcagagaagaaagggaagaagagggtggtggaggagccggATGTCGATGAGGAGGCGTTTCAGAAGCTGCAGGCGGATatgatgaagaaggccaagaagaggaaggcttAG
- a CDS encoding hypothetical protein (EggNog:ENOG503P5Y9; COG:F): protein MTDIQPADHKGYMQLALEQAKKSPPKPTNYRVGAVIVDTASNEILATGYTLELPGNTHAEQCCLLKLAEKHGVSEENLGDVLPTNLALYTTVEPCSKRLSGNLPCVERVKRLAGCIKTVHVGILEPETFVAENTGKKSLQDAGIQVVAVEGFEKDILEVATAGHIKS, encoded by the coding sequence ATGACCGACATCCAGCCCGCTGACCACAAAGGCTACATGCAGCTCGCGCTGGAGCAAGCCAAgaaatcaccaccaaaacccacAAACTACCGGGTTGGTGCTGTCATCGTGGATACAGCCTCCAACGAGATCCTCGCAACTGGTTACACCTTGGAGCTTCCGGGTAACACCCATGCCGAACAGTGCTGTCTCTTGAAGCTGGCCGAGAAACATGGTGTCTCTGAAGAGAATCTGGGAGATGTCTTGCCGACAAACCTGGCCTTGTACACCACAGTCGAGCCATGCTCCAAGCGGCTGAGCGGGAACCTCCCCTGTGTGGAAAGAGTCAAGAGGCTGGCGGGTTGTATCAAGACAGTCCATGTCGGTATTTTGGAGCCCGAGACCTTTGTCGCCGAGAATACGGGCAAGAAGAGTCTCCAAGATGCAGGCATTCAAGTTGTTGCCGTTGAGGGCTTTGAGAAAGATATCCTCGAGGTTGCCACGGCCGGACATATCAAAAGCTGA
- a CDS encoding hypothetical protein (EggNog:ENOG503P8AF), with amino-acid sequence MKASWHTQTLLWAATTTALVARDPEPYHYQPCTGDYCYDVSSLEPRFFPELESERLRISYGPFTTPPSHENNGHFKTYFRTNPPCYDCYLTAVKATLQYPNGTTANTNTSLWLHHVAIMNLVKSSTTCPDGAEIIFASGNERTEAKISLDGTVSAGYYINPHDLLFLLPELMNTAHITQEAVIAVDYEFVPLSDLSVEAGMKKVTPVWLDVDGTCSPDAGAVTVPRGVGERFSLEMEPAWRSDISGDIVYVVGHVHDGGTGVEVRRNGGVVCDGRAKYGETEGYISDEGHSGGYGYGDDGHVDRRQWRALGKGKSREKKKGKGKGTVPDYDDGDEELSTPPRQGLHISSISTCTLPGRMEKGDEWTVEANYDFTKHAPMVHGGGLAPVMGISLMYVVEDGQ; translated from the exons ATGAAGGCATCGTGGCATACGCAAACACTGCTATGGGCggcaaccaccacagccctGGTAGCCCGTGATCCTGAGCCATATCATTATCAACCATGCA CTGGGGATTACTGCTACGACGTCTCTTCTCTCGAACCACGATTCTTCCCTGAGCTGGAGTCTGAACGCCTCCGAATCTCCTACggccccttcaccacccccccatctcaCGAGAACAACGGCCATTTCAAAACCTACTTCcgcaccaaccccccatgCTACGACTGCTACCTCACCGCCGTCAAAGCTACCCTCCAGTACCCCAACGGCACAACCGCCAACACAAACACCTCCCTCTGGCTGCACCACGTAGCGATCATGAACCTAGTCaagtcctccaccacctgcccAGACGGAGCAGAGATCATATTCGCGAGCGGGAATGAGAGAACCGAGGCAAAGATCTCGCTTGATGGGACGGTATCCGCGGGGTATTacatcaacccccacgaTCTGTTGTTCCTCTTGCCTGAACTGATGAACACAGCCCACATCACACAGGAGGCGGTCATTGCAGTTGATTATGAGTTTGTTCCTTTGTCTGATCTGTCTGTTGAGGCTGGGATGAAGAAGGTCACGCCGGTATGGCTGGATGTAGATGGGACTTGCTCGCCTGATGCGGGAGCTGTCACGGTGCCGAGGGGGGTAGGGGAGAGGTTTAGTCTGGAGATGGAGCCGGCTTGGAGGAGTGATATAAGTGGGGATATTGTGTATGTCGTGGGGCATGTCCACGatggggggacgggggtggaggtgaggaggaatgggggggttgtttgtgaTGGGAGGGCGAAGTATGGGGAGACGGAGGGGTATATCTCTGACGAAGGTCATTCAGGAGGCTACGGGTatggagatgatggtcaTGTTGATAGAAGGCAGTGGAGAGCTCtagggaaagggaagagcagggagaagaaaaagggaaaaggcaAGGGGACAGTGCCTGAttatgatgatggtgacgaggagCTTTCCACTCCTCCGAGACAGGGTCTTCACATCTCCAGTATCAGCACTTGCACCCTCCCAGGCCGGATGGAGAAGGGAGACGAGTGGACTGTTGAGGCGAACTATGACTTTACGAAGCACGCGCCGATGGTACACGGGGGAGGGTTGGcgccggtgatggggatAAGTCTGATGTATGTTGTAGAAGATGGGCAGTGA